The genome window TAGTGACGGATGCGGGAACTCCGGGAATTGCAGATCCTGGCTATCTCCTTGTTAGAAAGGCTCTTGAAGAGAACATTCCACTTACGATGGTGCCCGGCCCAGCTGCTTTTGTCATGGCGCTAGTCTTGTCGGGATTACCGAGTCATAGCTTCACGTTTCGTGGTTTTCCTCCACGTAAAGCAGGGCCTCGACGGCGTTTTTTTGAAATGGATAGAGACTCGCCCCATACACTTATCTACTATGAAAGCCCTTATCGCCTTATTGAGAGTCTAGAAATGGCCTTGGAAGTCTTTGGGGATAGACCGGCGGCACTTGCCAACGACTTGACTAAGAGATTTGAAAGGGTAGATCGAGGTCTGCTATCGGAAATTCTAGCGGTTGTTCGGGGGCTGACTCTGCGGGGTGAATTTGTGTTGCTAATAGCCGGTTGTGAACGATCTGATAGATCTGAAGGAAAAAAATAGACAGGCTTTCGTCGCTCTACATAGAGCGACGAAAGCCTTTGAGGGAGCGTATCGGTTAGAGATCGTATTGGCGAAGCAGGTGCTCAATTTCCGTTATTTCTTGTTCTGAAAGTCGAAAAGTAAGAGCACCGAGCATTTCGTGAACCTGATCGGGGCGTCGGAAGCCAACAATGGCGCCGGTGACCGCGGGGTGATGAAGTGTCCAGGCAATAGCGACGACCCCGGGGGGTTGATGGTGACGCGCCCCGATCTGTCGTAATCGCTCTACGAAGCTAAGGATACGTGAAAGGCGTGGCTCTTGAAAATCTGGACTTCGCTTTCGCCAGTCGTCATCTGGAAGGGATGCGACGCGTTCAGGAGTCATCTTCCCACTAAGAAGTCCCGACTGAAGGGGAGAGTAGACAATCACACCAATATTATGTTGCTGGCAATAGGGAAGGATTTCTGCTTCGATATCACGTCGTACGAGCGAGTAGGGAGGTTGTAAAGAGGTTATGGGGGCGATAGGCCGTATGCGTTCCATTTGGGAGACGTTAAAATTGGATACACCAATATAACGAACTTTTCCTTCCTCTTTAAGTTGCGCTAGGGTACTCCATCCCTCTTCGATATCTTCATCTGGAATCGGCCAGTGAATTTGATAAAGATCGATAACGTCGGTCTGAAGACGGCGCAAGCTGTCTTCAACCTCCTTACGGATCGATTGAGATTTAAGATTGTGGTAAACCTTTCCCTTTTCGTCCCATAGAAGGGAGCACTTGGTGAAGACGTAGGGACGGTGGGAGCTCGTGCGGATCGCTTTTGCAACAATCTCTTCCGAGTGCCCCATGCCGTAGACGGCTGCCGTATCAATCCAGTTGATGCCGGCATCGAGTGCGGCATGAATGGCGGCAATGGAATCGCGATCGTCTTGATATCCCCATCCGAACTCCCATCCTGCTCCTCCAATGGCCCATGCACCAAAACCGATAGGGGTGATTTCGAGATCGCTATTCCCTAGTCGGCGTTTTTCCAGTGTTGTCATCTCTGTTATCTCCTTTCTGGTGGTTGGTTCGAAATCAGCGCCTAACATCCTCCTTTTGTACGAATCGGTGTCGCTGAAAGTCTTCAAAGATACTGCTCTCTGGACTTGAGGGAGCGACGGTATAATAGTATTTCGAGCTAGTGGTGGGAAGGATTCAGCGATACCAAGAGGGTTCGAAGAGATAAGTTGACTCAAGAATGGACGACCCCCACATTTATGATCACATCGCCTTCGCGAGAGGAGGGTGTGCTAGGGCGGTGTGGCTTGCTGTATCTACCTCATGCAACGGTAGAAACTCCTGTGTTTATGCCTGTGGGCACGCAGGCCACAGTGAAGGCGATGACTCCAGACGAGTTAGAGGAGATCGGATTTGGTTTAATTTTGGGAAATGTATACCACCTTCATCTTCGGCCTGGTGAGCAACTGATAGCGCGTGCAGGGGGACTGCATCGTTTTGAGGGATGGAGTGGCGCTCTTCTTACGGACAGTGGAGGCTATCAGGTTTTTAGTTTATCGGGCTTGCGCCGCATTGGAGAGGAGGGAGTAGAGTTTCAGTCTCATATAGATGGGAGCCGTCATCTCTTCACTCCACAAATCGTTATTGAAATCGAGCGTCAGCTAGGGGCCGACATCATCATGGCCTTTGATGAATGTCCGGCATCCACGGTCTCGGAAGAGTATATTCGACAGGCGATGGAGCGGACGCATCGGTGGGCAAAGATTTGCCTAGAGGAGCATATACGTCATGGGCGTATGGCCGTAGGTGGGTGGCCTCAGGCACTTTTTGGTATTGTTCAGGGTGGCATAAGCTATGAGCTACGGGCTGAGAGTGCGAGGGTACTGACGGAATTAGATTTCGATGGTTTTGCCATCGGCGGCCTTGCCGTTGGGGAAGAAGCCGCAGTTAGAAATGAGATCGTGGCTTGGACGGTGCGTTTTTTGCCTGAGAATAAGCCTCGCTACTTAATGGGTGTGGGGACGCCGGTAGATATTTTGGAGGCTGTTCGGCGTGGGGTAGATATGTTTGATTGTGTTTTACCTACACGCAACGCACGTAACGCACAAGCATTTATCTCGGAGGGTGTTATCAATCTAAGGAATGCCCGTTATGAGCAGGATTTTACACCGCTTGACCCGAAATGTGAATGTCGAGTCTGTCGGCGTCATACGCGGGCCTATATAAGGCATCTATTCAAGGCAAAGGAGATTTTAGGGCCCCGACTCGTGACGTACCACAACTTAGCATTCTATCATCGATTGATGAGAAGCATTCGCCATCATCTGCGTGAGGGAACTTTTGAGGTTTTTTACAAGAGCTTTCGAAGCACCTATCAGACTGAGGAAGAGACGATAGATGAGTGACTCCAGAGAAGTCATTGCACAAAATCGGGTGGCATCGCCGCCCCCAAGTAAAACAGCTTCCCCTGCCGAAAAATCACCGGCCATAAAAGAGGTGGAAGAGCCGATTTTGGCAGCTCAGGAAAAGGCAGCAGAGGTCATTACTTTACGGGATATACGAAACAACGAACGAATTCGCGCCTACATTGATGCCGCCAACCGGCAAATGGCAGCGATAGGCTATTCGGAACACGGCCTGCGACATGCTGGATTGGTGGCCTCAATCGCACGCAATATCCTACTGGGGTTGGGAGCGGAGGCACGGACAGCAGAGCTTGCCGCTATCGCCGGCTTCTTACACGATATTGGCAACTGTATCCACCGAGTCTATCATCCGCAGATCGGGGCCACGATGGCTTTCCAAATCCTTGAGAAGATGAATATGCCGGCCGCCGAAATCGCTCTTGTAGTGGGAGCTATTGGAAATCATGAGGAGCCGGAAGGTGTGCCGATCAATGCGGTGACAGCAGCCGTGATCATTGCAGATAAGTCCGACGTGCACTATACTAGGGTCCAAAATCCAGATCCATCTACCTATGATATCCATGATCGTGTAAACAATGCCGTGCAAAAGTCGCATATACTTATAGATGCTGTCCAGAAGATCATTTCGCTCGAGCTAGTTGTAGACACGGAAAAAGCAACCGTCATGGAGTATTTCGAGATTTTTGCCGAACGAATGGTCATGTGCCGGAAGGCTGCCGGTGTATTAGGTTGTCGCTTTCGGCTTGTGATCAATGACGTTCAAATGTAGGCGTTGCTTTCAAAAACATACACATCAAGGAGTATGATGATGGCTTCGGTGAAGAAAAGTTCATGGTTGTTCGCTCTCTTGGCGTTCGTTCTCGTCGGGATGGGAGTAGCTATATCTCCGTCCTCCTGCTGGGCAGAGCCTCGGTTCGAGCCGCTATTCGATGGGAAGGATTTAAATGGGTGGGTTTATGTTGGACAGGCCCCCGGCTATGAGGTTCGTGATGGGACGATCATCTGTCCAGCCGGGTGCTCTGGGAATCTCTTTACCGAGAAAGAGTATTCCGATTTTGTGTTGGATGTTGATTTCCGTCTATCTCAAAATGCTAACAATGGTATCGGTATACGTGCTCCCTTACAAGGAGATGCTGCCTATATGGGCATGGAGATACAGATACTCGACGACAGCGGCCCCATGTACCAACATCTCCAACCGTGGCAGTATTGTGGTTCTATTTATAATGTTGTTCCTGCGAAGAGAGGGGCGTTGAAACCGGTTGGAGAGTGGAACCACGAAGAGATCACGGCGATCGGACGACATATCAGGGTAGTGATCAATGGTAGGATGGTGGTTGATGCCGATCTGAACAAAATTGTTGATCCGACCATACTGATGCATCATCCTGGAATGTTGCGAGACACAGGTCATATCGGGTTGTTGGGGCATGAGCCCACGGAGGTAGATTTCAAAAATATCTACATCAAGGACCTAAGTCATCCGCGACCTGACAACGTTCCTCCGCATGGCTTTAAAGCGCTGTTTGATGGTAAGGACTTGAGAGGTTGGCGTGGATGGGCTGGTGACCCACCTACGCGAGCCAAAATGACTGAAGCCGAGTGGGCTGCCGCGGTAAAACGTGCCACCGCAGAGGCTCTTAAGCACTGGAAAGTGGTAGATGGAGTTATAACCTATGATGGTAAGAATAATAATCTATGTACAGTGAGAGACTATGGAAATTTCGAGCTGCTTGTAGACTGGAAAATTCCGCCGCATGGGGATAGTGGAATCTATTTACGCGGCAGTCCGCAGGTACAGATATGGGATAATCCAATCGGCTCTGGTGGATTGTACAACAATCAAAAGAATCCAAGCAACCCCATCGTATTCGCGGATAATCCCATTGGAGAATGGAACCGTTTTCGAATCCTGATGATCGGCGACAAAGTGACCGTCTACCTGAATAACAAGCTGGTTGTATGGAATGTAACCTTAGAAAACTATTGGGAGCGAGACAAGCCCATCTATCCTATCGGCCCTATTGAGCTGCAGCACCACTGGACACCCCTATGGTTTAAAAACATCTATATTCGCGAACTACCACTGCTACCAGAGCAGCGGGCGGCTATCCAACAGCTGCATTGGCCAGGATTACCACATGATTTGGCTAAACGATAGGGTATAGAGTAGAATATAGGCGCACAATTTTCTAGTAAGTAGGAAGGGCGCCATTTTGTACTCGGGGGTGATCGCACGATATAGAGAGTGGCTGCCGGTAAGTGCAGCCACTCCTATTGTGACGCTAATGGAGGGGGATACGCCTCTTGTTCCTTTGCCACGTCTTGCAGCAGCCATAAGTCCGTATATTACTCTCTACGCCAAATGTGAAGGCCTCAATCCAACAGGCTCTTTCAAAGATCGAGGTATGACAGTGGCAGTAAGCAAGGCTGTGGAGGCTGGGCAGAATATTGTGATGTGCGCCTCGACTGGCAATACTTCTGCCTCGGCGGCAGCCTATGCGGCTCGCGCTGGGCTTGAATGCGCTGTGCTTATTCCCGGAGGGAAGATCGCGTTGGGGAAGCTTTCGCAGGCGCTGATGCATGGAGCAAAAGTGTTAGCCATAGACGGCAATTTCGATGAGGCCCTCGCTCTTGTCCGTTCCATTTGTGAGGAGTATCCCATTGCGCTCGTCAATTCGGTTAATCCGTATCGTTTACAGGGACAGAAGACCGTGGCCTTTGAGATTGTGGACGCCTTAGGAGATGCTCCAGATTATCATGCTATGCCGGTGGGTAATGCGGGCAATATCACGGCGGCATGGATGGGTTACTGCGAGTATCATCATTCAGGGCGAAGTAAGAAACTACCGAAAATGCTCGGTTTTCAGGCGGCGGGGGCGGCACCATTGGTGGAGGGCAGGCCGATTACCAAACCAGAGACGGTGGCGACTGCCATTCGAATAGGCAACCCGGCAAGTTGGAACGGAGCGATCGCGGCGAAAGAAGAGTCAGGGGGTGTGATCGAGGCCGTTACCGATGAGGAGATTTTGGAAGCTTATCGTCTATTGCCTACGCTTGAGGGCATTTTTGCCGAGCCTGCAAGTGTCGCCCCTATAGCGGGGCTTAAGAAACTAGCCACGAGTGGGTTTTTCTCTGAGCCATCTACGGTTGTGGTTACTCTAACTGGTCACGGATTAAAGGATCCCGATACAGCCATGCATCTTGCTTCTCAGCAGATCGTTTGCATTCCGCCCAAACGGGAGGCTGTGTTACAGGCTTTAGGTGTATAGCCATGAGCGATCAGATTCGCCAATTCGTTCCAAATTTTAGCTATTTGAAGCTAGCCTTATTGCTCCATCACGTGCCCTACATTGGAGCAAAGCAGCTCGAACACGCTCTCAGTCGCCTCCTCGTAGAGCAAGTGACGCTAGGAGAATTTCTAAACTTTTCTTCGGTGGAACTTAAAGAACGCTTTGGTTTGGCTTCTCGTGCTATTGCATATCTTATGGGCAAAAAGGAGCCCTTGATGGAAAAGGCGGAGGCTCTTGTACGTGTAGTTCGCTTTTACAATTTGCATTGTGTAACACGTACCCAGCTAACCTATCCAAGTCGGTTGGAGACCTATGATCCCTCTCCACCGCCCATTCTCTATGGGTTAGGACGCTATCAATTGCTAGATGACTCTACAGAAGGCTTTACGTTTACTATTTTGGTTTCGAATGGTGCTACTGAAGAGACTTATACGAATTTGGAGAAGATCGCTTCAGAGCTTATAGCCTGTAAGGGCATTCCAGTAACAGGACATGATCGGCTTCCTTATCAAAGGCTAGCACTAACCGCGCAGCGCAGCATTCACCCCGTGATCTATGTTCTGGATAGAGGGCTTCGTGAGGCTATGGGAGAGCGTTTTGATCAAGCTCTCTTCCCTGCTGCCCGCATTCACGCAATAGATTTCTGTGGTGATCGGGACCTTGTGCTCTCTCCGTTCCGTTTAGACGATCACTGTTTAGGGCAGAACAATCGTCGCCGTGATCAGCTAATTATCGCTCTCTCTGACATCATTGTTGCACTTGATATACGCGAAAATGGGATTCTACATCAGGAGTGCCTGCGGGCGATCCAGCGGGGCCAACATGTTTTCATCACGGAGACAGGTCGGGAGGGTAATCGGCGGCTTCATGAGGCCGGTGCTGAGCTTATATCGTCCGATTTTCGCTCATGGCTGCAATCAAGCCAGGAGGAGTAGTGAAGAACAGAGATGATGGACGTAGGGTCTGACAACCAAGCCAATACTTATGGCTATAGTGGGCTATCCGCTGTTTCGGGCGTGCCACTCGAGCCAGACGAGTTACACAAAATCGTACGGCATACCGTGGAAGATGCGGCCAAAATGCTGGAGTGTAGCCATATGGCAGCCCTATCGCATGTACCAGCTGAGGGACGGGTTTGTGGGGTGCTAACAGTAGGTTATACTGATGAGAACTTTCGGCTATGGGGAGTCTCATTGGAGGAGGCTGGAGCCATTGCTACAGTCGTTCGGACGGGAGAATATCAGCTCATAGAAGACTCGGAGTTGTTACCATATCCGTTATCAGAGCGTTTTTGTGAACGAATTTTGATAGTGCCTCTTTCTTTTGAAAAGCATGTCTTGTCGGTGCTTGTTGGACAGGTAGACCCAAGGGCAGATGTCGAATCGCCGGAATGGCATGAACGAGTGCGTGCTGTCGCCCAAAGAGTAGGGCTTTTTGTGGAACTACAACGCCTTGCAAACGCTTATCAGGAAGAAGTCCAGCGACGTCAATATTTACGTGACGTGATCGCGGCTATTCTTGAAGAGCGATCGCTGCAAGATATTGGCCAGATGCTTCTAGAGATGGTGGCCAGTCGGTTTCGTGCCGAGATAGTAGGGCTGTTCTTGAAGGACGGGGAGGAGATTAAGCCCATAGCTCTAAGAAACATTTCGGCGGAGTTTGGGAGAGACATTGCACGCATTGCAAGTAAAAGTATCAGGCCTCGCGCTTTCGCCTCTACGATGCCGATCTACCGAACTGTGAATGATCGTTCTGTTTTGACCAAGGAGATGCGAGAGCGCTTAGCGCGAGAGGGCATCCGTGCTGTTTGGATGGCGATGTTACAGCTGCACGATCAGATCGGTGGTGCACTTGTGATCTATTTGAAAGATGAACGCGTGTTTGCTCCTGCAGACGTTGCAGCCTTTCAGGGATTAGCCGACATCGCCACCCTAGGTATTGCGATGTCGCGGCTTCTTGAAGATCAGCGAAGATACGCCACCATTCAAGAGCGCACTAGGTTAGGTAGAGAGATGCACGATACGGTGGCAAGATCGCTAGGAGCTTTGGTTTTAACGTTAGAAACAGCACAGAGTTTCTTACGGCAAGAGAATACTATAGAGACAGAGAAGCTTTTGAACGCCGCGCTAGAGTTAACGCGAGAAGCGCTTAATGATACACGACGTGCCATTGAAGCTCTCTCACCGCCTGAACTAGAGACGATGACGCCTGCGCAAGTGATCGCCCAAGAACTCCAAGCGCTTGAACGAGCAGGGATCGCGACTCAGTTTGTAATCTCAGGCAATGAGATACCTTTATCAAAAGAGCAAAGTCTTGCGCTTTTGAGAATCGCACAAGAAGCTCTCAACAATGCCCTACGCCATTCTCAAGCAAGTCGAGTACGTGTTGGATTGCTTTATGAGTCGGAAGCCATAATCATGCGAATTGAAGACGATGGCGTAGGGTTTGACCCTACTCTGCCGATGGCGCCAAATCGGCAAGGCGGCTATGGGATTTTTGGTATGAAAGAGAGAGCGCGCGCTTTAGGGGGAGAAGTGGAGATTGAGAGTACTCCAGGTTGGGGCACACAGATCTCCGTTCGGTTGCCTTATGAAATGCCGTCGGGCTTGCCGCCAAGTCAGGTGCTCCCTGAGAGAGCTAGCAACATAAGCGCAGAGGCATTACCCCCAAAGCAGGATATTGCTGGTGAGGCGTTACCCCTAGAGAAACCACTACAGCAGCTTCGTCTGCTCATTGTAGACGATCATCCCTTAACAAGGCAGGGTATGCGTGCGGTGCTTGAACAGACGGGGCCTTTTCTTGTGGTAGGTGAGGCAGGAGACGTAGATGAGGCCATTATAAAAGCACAGCAACTTCGCCCAGATGTTGTTTTGCTCGATCTACAGATGCCTGGAGGGGGAGGCATCGCTGCGCTCAAGCAGCTCGCAAGTTTGGAGCCACGCCCAACTGCGATCTTAATTGCAAGCATCCCTACTGAAGACTCTGTGACCGCAGCACTACGTTTAGGTGCCAGAGGATTTCTTCTGAAGGATGCCACCCCATCGGAGCTTGTATCCTCCATTGAAGCGGCACATCGTGGTGAGATCGTGTTGTCACCTGGGGTAAGTGCGTGGCTTACCGAGTTGAATGCTCATCGGCGCGATAGTAGGGAGGATGTTGAACTCAATGAAAGGGAGTTGGAAGTCCTCCGGTTAGTTGCCAAAGGAGCGCGTAACAAGGATATAGCCCAAGAGCTTTTCATCGCACCAAAAACCGTAGAACATCATCTGTCGAACATCTTTGCAAAGCTGGGTGCTGCTAACCGAACGGAAGCCGTTCGACTGGCTATTGAAAAAGGGCTTATTTAAGGATTACGGAGAGAGCGCCGCCCAAAAAGATCGTTCCTCGCCGATGCCTTGATGAAGTGCTTTTTTATAGATATGTGTGGCCACAGCAACATCTTCTAACGCAATGCCAAGCGATTTGAAGAGAGTGATCTGGTCTGGATGTGTTCGGCCGGGGTGCTGCCCACTAACAATTTGCGCTAACTCCACGGCCTGTTCCCATCGGAAATAGCCTCTCTCAAAAGCCGGTAATAGGTCGCCCGCTTCGAGGCGCGCCTGCTCGATGGAGTCGACGACGATAAGGTCGGCTCGGCGTATGGCCTCTACATCCAACTCCTGACGTATGAGCATATTGCTGCCGATAGCGTTGATATGTGTGCCGGGGGAGAGCCATTCCCCTTGTAGCACGGGACTTATCGAGTTGGTGGCAGTAATGATTACATTGCTGTTGCGTACGACTTCTTCTGGAGATTCTGCAGGGCTTATATCCAGAGACAGGAGAGCGTTGATCTTTTTACAAAAGGTCTCTCGTCGTTCAGGGCTACGGCTATAAACACGCACTTGTTGGGTTGTACAGGCTGTGCAGACAGCTTCTATTTGGGTTTCAGCCTGCCAACCAGCCCCGAATACGCCAACACGTAGTGGCTCGGAATGATTGGCGAGGAGCTTTGTGGCGATGCCCGAGGCAGCTCCGGTACGCACTTGACCAAGTTTATCGGCTTCTATAATGGCCAGCAGATCCCCATTTTGCGATGAGTAGAGCAGAAACAGGAAACGCGTACGAGGAGGGAAAGAGGTATAAAGCTTGATTCCAAACGTTTCCGTTCGCAGATCGGCTGCAGACATCACATGATAGATTCCCCGCGGCATGATGAGCCGGCGTCGTGGATGTTGCAGCACCTCTCCGTCGGCGGCATGCCGAAAGGCCTCTTCAAGGACCTGGAGAGCATCCGACATAGTTAGCAGTTCAGAAACCTGTTTTTCGGAAAGGAAAAGCGCCATTTTACTAGCTCCGTAGTAGCCTCTAGCGAATCATATTGTATCTTAATTTTTAAGTAGCGCGTTAAAGCGGCAGACGTTGACAGAATCGGTCTTGTTATGAGAAAATAAAATCGAATCTGCCGTCGTAGCTCAGTGGATAGAGCGCCTCCGTCCTAAGGAGGGCGTCGGGGGTTCGATTCCCTCCGACGGCGCTACTGCTCTCTTTTGAGACGGCAGGATATACTAGGAGAGATGTCCGAGTGGTTTAAGGTGCGGCTCTCGAAAAGCCGTGGGCCTAAACAGCCCCGTGGGTTCGAATCCCACTCTCTCCGCTAGGTTGAGGAGTAAGTCACTGATCTTAAACGGCGCCTGCTTATGATGATGGCAGGCGCCGTTTTATTAAATTCAGCAGGTAGCCACCACGCTTTGCAATCGTGAGGCTGACGCGGAATGAGGACTGATGTGGACTATGGACGATCCAAACCGTCTCCCATACGTTGCCTCCCCAAAGGAGATAAGGTGCTATGGCGAGACGAAGGGAGGCACCTCGCGGAATGAGATGTAACGTCTCAAGGATATTAGCGCTTGCAAAAGCAGCTTGCGTCTTGTTTGGGACGGTAACAGGCACTGTTGAATCCTCTACCACCTGACAGTTTTCGCGATTGAAGTAGGTCAGATCGTTGGAGTGAGCGTCGAAGATCATTTGAACAGGGCCGGAATCGGTAATGCCTGTTGTTTCCCATACGTCGTAAGGTTGGCTACGGGGGCCTGCCCAGTAGTACTTGGAGTGATAGATAGGCTGGGTTAGCGCTGTGCAGTGAAGGAAACTTTCTGAGCAGATTTCATCGGCCTGGCGTACGATTGTTGCAGCTCCATTGGCCGCATGCAGTTGCTTGAGAGAGTGACTTGGGGCAAGTAGGAGAATAAGCCCTACTCCCAAGATGGTTCCTAGAGCAACATAGATGGTCGTATATTTTTCTACACACTTGCCCATGAGGTGTCTCTATCCTTTCCTGAAGGGTTCTATTCATAAGTGCAGTCCACCTCATTGTGTACGGGCGAGTCGCAGATGCTGCTCTATTCTGCAGGTACTAACATAGTACGAGAGCAGATGCATCTATATACTTTAACAAGCGAACTCTGAAAAAAGTTTCACTATAAGTCATCTCCTGTCACTATCTTAGTCGCTCAGAACGAGCAAAAGTTGCAGGATCGCCTCTTTCTAGGGTATGTTCCGCTTAGGAGGAATCAGGAGGAGAGATTTGGAAAAGAGGGTGTACACTATCCTCAAAGAGGATGTTGGAGAACGACTTGATAGGTTCGTTGCACGGATGGTCCCTCAGACTTCTCGTTCCTCAGTTACCCGCTGGATTGAACAGACATCGTTAGGCTGGGGAGGTGTTTGGGTAAATGGCCAGGCATCGCGCCCTAGCTATCGTTTACGGGAAGGGGATGAAGTTGCTGTTCAAATTCCACCACCTCAACCTATCACGCTCCTTCCGGAGGCGCTACCTTTAACGATCCTCTATGAGGATGAAGACCTACTTGTCGTCAACAAAGCACAGGGAATGGTGGTGCATCCAGCTCCTGGCTCTCCACATGGAACACTCGTTAACGCGGTATTAGCTCATACCGAGAAGGTTTCAGAGGTTGGTGAAGACGAGCGTCCTGGTATCGTACATCGTCTTGATAAAGATACAAGTGGTCTTCTCGTAGTTGCAAAAACCGATTACGCCCTTCGCCAATTACAGTTGCAGTTACAGGCGAGGCAGATGGAACGACGGTATCTTGCGCTGGTGTGGGGAGCGCCTCGATTTAATGAGGCTGTTATTGATGCGCCCATAGGGCGGCATCCTGTAGATCGTAAGAAGATGGCTGTCATTGAAGACACACGGCATAAGGCGCGGGAGGCAAGGACCGAGCTAAAGGTTCAAAAGCGGTTCGGCTCTCTATTTACCCTGCTCGAAGCGAAGTTGCACACAGGAAGAACTCATCAAATTCGCGTTCACTGTGCTTACATTCATCATCCTGTTGTGGGAGACCCTGTGTATGGGGGCGACCGAAACTTGCCGCAGACGAAACTCGCCTTCGAGGTGCGCAAGAAACTAGAGGAGTTGCTGGATAGACTGCCAGGTCAGGCTTTGCACGCCTATTTCTTAGCGTTTCTTCATCCGGTTACTGGAGAGCGGCTGTATTTTCACACCGAACCACCCGAACCCATGCAAGCGTTGATCTCGGCTCTAGAAGAGATATGTGTGAATGGAGACGAGACGGCACCATGCTGACGATGGAACAGCGCAGACGACTCGTAGAAGGAGCCAAACAGTTTGGCATATCTCTGGAAGAGTGGCATTGTGATCAGTTTGCGACTTTTGGAGCTCTTCTATATGAGACAAACAAATTTGTAAATCTTACCCGTATACCTGTGGATCAGATGGTTGAACTTCATTTCTTGGATTCTCTGGCAATTTCCAAGGTCTTGCAGTTGTCTGCTGGATCGAGCCTACTTGACGTAGGAACTGGTGCTGGATTTCCAGGTATTCCGCTAGCCATCGCCTTTCCGCGTGTCCACTTTGTGCTGATCGATGGGACGCGTAAAAAAGTTGAGTTCGTGCGCATGGTCATTGAAAGTCTCGCTCTCAGAAATGTGAGTGTTTTTCACTACAGGGCCGAAGATTTTGCTAAAATTCCTTCTAATCGCAGTGTATTTGACTTTGCCGTTGCCAGGGCGGTTGCTCCTATGGAACGCCTGCTGCCGTGGCTTCTACCGTTTGTCAAGGCCGGGGGATATGCTGTTGCCTATAAGGGGAGCAGTGTAGATGCAGAGCTAGATAAGTTGAGAATAGCGATTAAGACCTTTAACGGCTCTATAGAACGTGTCGTCTCTGTTGCGCTACCATTCATCGAAATTGAAAGGAAGTTTGTCCTTGTGCGAAAGCAGAGTAGCTCTTAAGCAGGAAAGCTGCGCGGCTGTGTGGAACAAGCAGATGAACAACTTCTCTGTAGAGCCCTGAACTCGGAGGTAAGTATGCGTAGAAAGCGTCTGACATTTTTTCTGATAGTAGCTATCGGTTTTAGTGGACTTTTCACTGT of Chthonomonas calidirosea T49 contains these proteins:
- a CDS encoding Rossmann fold nucleotide-binding protein involved in DNA uptake produces the protein MSDQIRQFVPNFSYLKLALLLHHVPYIGAKQLEHALSRLLVEQVTLGEFLNFSSVELKERFGLASRAIAYLMGKKEPLMEKAEALVRVVRFYNLHCVTRTQLTYPSRLETYDPSPPPILYGLGRYQLLDDSTEGFTFTILVSNGATEETYTNLEKIASELIACKGIPVTGHDRLPYQRLALTAQRSIHPVIYVLDRGLREAMGERFDQALFPAARIHAIDFCGDRDLVLSPFRLDDHCLGQNNRRRDQLIIALSDIIVALDIRENGILHQECLRAIQRGQHVFITETGREGNRRLHEAGAELISSDFRSWLQSSQEE
- a CDS encoding response regulator produces the protein MMDVGSDNQANTYGYSGLSAVSGVPLEPDELHKIVRHTVEDAAKMLECSHMAALSHVPAEGRVCGVLTVGYTDENFRLWGVSLEEAGAIATVVRTGEYQLIEDSELLPYPLSERFCERILIVPLSFEKHVLSVLVGQVDPRADVESPEWHERVRAVAQRVGLFVELQRLANAYQEEVQRRQYLRDVIAAILEERSLQDIGQMLLEMVASRFRAEIVGLFLKDGEEIKPIALRNISAEFGRDIARIASKSIRPRAFASTMPIYRTVNDRSVLTKEMRERLAREGIRAVWMAMLQLHDQIGGALVIYLKDERVFAPADVAAFQGLADIATLGIAMSRLLEDQRRYATIQERTRLGREMHDTVARSLGALVLTLETAQSFLRQENTIETEKLLNAALELTREALNDTRRAIEALSPPELETMTPAQVIAQELQALERAGIATQFVISGNEIPLSKEQSLALLRIAQEALNNALRHSQASRVRVGLLYESEAIIMRIEDDGVGFDPTLPMAPNRQGGYGIFGMKERARALGGEVEIESTPGWGTQISVRLPYEMPSGLPPSQVLPERASNISAEALPPKQDIAGEALPLEKPLQQLRLLIVDDHPLTRQGMRAVLEQTGPFLVVGEAGDVDEAIIKAQQLRPDVVLLDLQMPGGGGIAALKQLASLEPRPTAILIASIPTEDSVTAALRLGARGFLLKDATPSELVSSIEAAHRGEIVLSPGVSAWLTELNAHRRDSREDVELNERELEVLRLVAKGARNKDIAQELFIAPKTVEHHLSNIFAKLGAANRTEAVRLAIEKGLI
- a CDS encoding ornithine cyclodeaminase family protein; the encoded protein is MALFLSEKQVSELLTMSDALQVLEEAFRHAADGEVLQHPRRRLIMPRGIYHVMSAADLRTETFGIKLYTSFPPRTRFLFLLYSSQNGDLLAIIEADKLGQVRTGAASGIATKLLANHSEPLRVGVFGAGWQAETQIEAVCTACTTQQVRVYSRSPERRETFCKKINALLSLDISPAESPEEVVRNSNVIITATNSISPVLQGEWLSPGTHINAIGSNMLIRQELDVEAIRRADLIVVDSIEQARLEAGDLLPAFERGYFRWEQAVELAQIVSGQHPGRTHPDQITLFKSLGIALEDVAVATHIYKKALHQGIGEERSFWAALSP
- a CDS encoding RluA family pseudouridine synthase → MEKRVYTILKEDVGERLDRFVARMVPQTSRSSVTRWIEQTSLGWGGVWVNGQASRPSYRLREGDEVAVQIPPPQPITLLPEALPLTILYEDEDLLVVNKAQGMVVHPAPGSPHGTLVNAVLAHTEKVSEVGEDERPGIVHRLDKDTSGLLVVAKTDYALRQLQLQLQARQMERRYLALVWGAPRFNEAVIDAPIGRHPVDRKKMAVIEDTRHKAREARTELKVQKRFGSLFTLLEAKLHTGRTHQIRVHCAYIHHPVVGDPVYGGDRNLPQTKLAFEVRKKLEELLDRLPGQALHAYFLAFLHPVTGERLYFHTEPPEPMQALISALEEICVNGDETAPC
- the rsmG gene encoding 16S rRNA (guanine(527)-N(7))-methyltransferase RsmG, which gives rise to MLTMEQRRRLVEGAKQFGISLEEWHCDQFATFGALLYETNKFVNLTRIPVDQMVELHFLDSLAISKVLQLSAGSSLLDVGTGAGFPGIPLAIAFPRVHFVLIDGTRKKVEFVRMVIESLALRNVSVFHYRAEDFAKIPSNRSVFDFAVARAVAPMERLLPWLLPFVKAGGYAVAYKGSSVDAELDKLRIAIKTFNGSIERVVSVALPFIEIERKFVLVRKQSSS